The following coding sequences are from one Musa acuminata AAA Group cultivar baxijiao chromosome BXJ2-4, Cavendish_Baxijiao_AAA, whole genome shotgun sequence window:
- the LOC103980285 gene encoding uncharacterized protein LOC103980285 isoform X1 yields the protein MVRDRDEPPAVRVYTVCDESRYLIVRNVPALGCGDDLSRLFGSYGEIEECKPMDAEDCDPFTDVYWIKFSQVSNARFAKRKLDESVFLGNLLKVSYAPQFESVLDVKEKLEGRTKEVLGRIKSANVRTEGSKSQISSNSNIIGSSCQHWLDPAPSASSNSELQGRQREFARGGQISHVGDAPLSHVSSNKEYFPTPSMNETVRLVREKLDKREYRYCISIQKSKGRQQKKNIMYRAH from the exons ATGGTGCGCGACAGGGACGAACCCCCGGCCGTCCGCGTCTACACCGTCTGCGACGAATCCAG ATATCTGATCGTGAGAAACGTGCCGGCTTTAGGCTGTGGTGATGACCTGTCCAGGTTGTTTGGATCGTATGGCGAGATAGAAGA GTGTAAACCCATGGATGCAGAAGATTGTGATCCTTTCACTGATGTTTATTGGATCAAATTCTCACAGGTCAGCAATGCAAG GTTTGCAAAGCGGAAACTGGATGAATCCGTATTTCTAGGTAACCTTTTGAAGGTGTCATATGCACCTCAGTTTGAGAGTGTTTTGGATGTCAAGGAGAAACTTGAGGGCAGGACAAAGGAAGTTCTTGGGCGAATAAAAT CTGCAAATGTAAGAACAGAAGGATCAAAGTCTCAAATTTCCAGTAACTCCAACATTATCGGGTCTTCTTGCCAACATTGGCTTGATCCTGCTCCATCGGCATCAAGTAATTCAGAGCTGCAGGGAAGGCAAAG AGAATTTGCTAGAGGGGGCCAAATATCTCATGTCGGCGATGCTCCTCTAAGCCATGTTTCCTCTAACAAG GAATACTTTCCAACACCATCTATGAACGAGACTGTTAGGTTGGTCAGAGAGAAGCTTGATAAG CGGGAATACAGATACTGCATcagcatccaaaagagcaaaggtAGACAACAGAAGAAGAATATAATGTACAGAGCCCACTGA
- the LOC103980285 gene encoding uncharacterized protein LOC103980285 isoform X4, which translates to MVRDRDEPPAVRVYTVCDESRCKPMDAEDCDPFTDVYWIKFSQVSNARFAKRKLDESVFLGNLLKVSYAPQFESVLDVKEKLEGRTKEVLGRIKSANVRTEGSKSQISSNSNIIGSSCQHWLDPAPSASSNSELQGRQREFARGGQISHVGDAPLSHVSSNKEYFPTPSMNETVRLVREKLDKIQSRSGNTDTASASKRAKVDNRRRI; encoded by the exons ATGGTGCGCGACAGGGACGAACCCCCGGCCGTCCGCGTCTACACCGTCTGCGACGAATCCAG GTGTAAACCCATGGATGCAGAAGATTGTGATCCTTTCACTGATGTTTATTGGATCAAATTCTCACAGGTCAGCAATGCAAG GTTTGCAAAGCGGAAACTGGATGAATCCGTATTTCTAGGTAACCTTTTGAAGGTGTCATATGCACCTCAGTTTGAGAGTGTTTTGGATGTCAAGGAGAAACTTGAGGGCAGGACAAAGGAAGTTCTTGGGCGAATAAAAT CTGCAAATGTAAGAACAGAAGGATCAAAGTCTCAAATTTCCAGTAACTCCAACATTATCGGGTCTTCTTGCCAACATTGGCTTGATCCTGCTCCATCGGCATCAAGTAATTCAGAGCTGCAGGGAAGGCAAAG AGAATTTGCTAGAGGGGGCCAAATATCTCATGTCGGCGATGCTCCTCTAAGCCATGTTTCCTCTAACAAG GAATACTTTCCAACACCATCTATGAACGAGACTGTTAGGTTGGTCAGAGAGAAGCTTGATAAG ATACAATCTCGCAGCGGGAATACAGATACTGCATcagcatccaaaagagcaaaggtAGACAACAGAAGAAGAATATAA
- the LOC103980285 gene encoding uncharacterized protein LOC103980285 isoform X3 yields MVRDRDEPPAVRVYTVCDESRCKPMDAEDCDPFTDVYWIKFSQVSNARFAKRKLDESVFLGNLLKVSYAPQFESVLDVKEKLEGRTKEVLGRIKSANVRTEGSKSQISSNSNIIGSSCQHWLDPAPSASSNSELQGRQREFARGGQISHVGDAPLSHVSSNKEYFPTPSMNETVRLVREKLDKREYRYCISIQKSKGRQQKKNIMYRAH; encoded by the exons ATGGTGCGCGACAGGGACGAACCCCCGGCCGTCCGCGTCTACACCGTCTGCGACGAATCCAG GTGTAAACCCATGGATGCAGAAGATTGTGATCCTTTCACTGATGTTTATTGGATCAAATTCTCACAGGTCAGCAATGCAAG GTTTGCAAAGCGGAAACTGGATGAATCCGTATTTCTAGGTAACCTTTTGAAGGTGTCATATGCACCTCAGTTTGAGAGTGTTTTGGATGTCAAGGAGAAACTTGAGGGCAGGACAAAGGAAGTTCTTGGGCGAATAAAAT CTGCAAATGTAAGAACAGAAGGATCAAAGTCTCAAATTTCCAGTAACTCCAACATTATCGGGTCTTCTTGCCAACATTGGCTTGATCCTGCTCCATCGGCATCAAGTAATTCAGAGCTGCAGGGAAGGCAAAG AGAATTTGCTAGAGGGGGCCAAATATCTCATGTCGGCGATGCTCCTCTAAGCCATGTTTCCTCTAACAAG GAATACTTTCCAACACCATCTATGAACGAGACTGTTAGGTTGGTCAGAGAGAAGCTTGATAAG CGGGAATACAGATACTGCATcagcatccaaaagagcaaaggtAGACAACAGAAGAAGAATATAATGTACAGAGCCCACTGA
- the LOC103980285 gene encoding uncharacterized protein LOC103980285 isoform X2 → MVRDRDEPPAVRVYTVCDESRYLIVRNVPALGCGDDLSRLFGSYGEIEECKPMDAEDCDPFTDVYWIKFSQVSNARFAKRKLDESVFLGNLLKVSYAPQFESVLDVKEKLEGRTKEVLGRIKSANVRTEGSKSQISSNSNIIGSSCQHWLDPAPSASSNSELQGRQREFARGGQISHVGDAPLSHVSSNKEYFPTPSMNETVRLVREKLDKIQSRSGNTDTASASKRAKVDNRRRI, encoded by the exons ATGGTGCGCGACAGGGACGAACCCCCGGCCGTCCGCGTCTACACCGTCTGCGACGAATCCAG ATATCTGATCGTGAGAAACGTGCCGGCTTTAGGCTGTGGTGATGACCTGTCCAGGTTGTTTGGATCGTATGGCGAGATAGAAGA GTGTAAACCCATGGATGCAGAAGATTGTGATCCTTTCACTGATGTTTATTGGATCAAATTCTCACAGGTCAGCAATGCAAG GTTTGCAAAGCGGAAACTGGATGAATCCGTATTTCTAGGTAACCTTTTGAAGGTGTCATATGCACCTCAGTTTGAGAGTGTTTTGGATGTCAAGGAGAAACTTGAGGGCAGGACAAAGGAAGTTCTTGGGCGAATAAAAT CTGCAAATGTAAGAACAGAAGGATCAAAGTCTCAAATTTCCAGTAACTCCAACATTATCGGGTCTTCTTGCCAACATTGGCTTGATCCTGCTCCATCGGCATCAAGTAATTCAGAGCTGCAGGGAAGGCAAAG AGAATTTGCTAGAGGGGGCCAAATATCTCATGTCGGCGATGCTCCTCTAAGCCATGTTTCCTCTAACAAG GAATACTTTCCAACACCATCTATGAACGAGACTGTTAGGTTGGTCAGAGAGAAGCTTGATAAG ATACAATCTCGCAGCGGGAATACAGATACTGCATcagcatccaaaagagcaaaggtAGACAACAGAAGAAGAATATAA
- the LOC135610584 gene encoding putative pentatricopeptide repeat-containing protein At2g02150 yields MLVLSRGLPVRRCRYLPLRSPYRNLPFSAHSGESLGASDLAPIPRIIAKRRWDDPRLAAIFSSASAPNSVCRILWELQEDPRSAFHFFIWAGKQSGFCHTVETRCVAVHVLFRGRWYSEAQKVLKDIALSTRVSEGSESIVDVLRTTARGYGTLGYGVFDALFGVLTDLGMLDEASDCFYRMRAFRVLPKLRSCNNLLQRLVRTGRGELSKRFFNDIVSSNMAPTVFTFNIMIDFLCKEGDLTAARALFQKMKEMGCLPDVITYNSLIDGHGKCGELEKAEQILGEMKDSGCEPDVITYNALVDCFCKFGKLLKAFEFLSEMKRKDIVPNVVTFSTFIDAFCKEGMMQEALKFFVDMRVRGIRPNEFTYTSLIDGNFKAGNLKEAQSLVVEMVNEGVELNVVTYTALVDGLCKEGKVLEAEGIFRAMVRAGVVPNQLMYTSLVHGHFKNKNKEKAMDLLSEMRDKGIEPDISLYGTIIWGLCNDRKIDEAKTLLKEMDYLGLKPNHVIYTTIMNACFKAGKASEALDVLHKMHDSGVLPSIVTYCALVDGLCKEGSIHEARCHFERMKSLGLQPNILVYTALIDGLCKTGFLEEASEVFETMVGKGVAPDKFAYTSLMNGYLKRGNLQKAFALKSKMIENGLELDLHAYTSLIWGFCDTGQMEEARNTLAEMINNNIIPDEAVYNCLISKYHRLGNMDEVQSLQIDMRRRGIIPSTMDDTASDKI; encoded by the coding sequence ATGCTCGTACTCTCCCGCGGCCTCCCCGTCCGCCGCTGCCGCTATCTACCCCTCCGCAGCCCGTACCGGAACCTCCCCTTCTCCGCCCACTCCGGCGAATCACTTGGCGCCTCCGACCTCGCTCCCATCCCCAGGATCATCGCCAAACGCAGGTGGGACGACCCGCGTCTCGCTGCCATCTTCTCATCTGCTTCGGCTCCCAACAGCGTCTGCAGAATCCTCTGGGAGCTGCAGGAGGACCCCAGGTCGGCCTTTCACTTCTTTATCTGGGCCGGGAAGCAGAGTGGCTTCTGCCACACCGTCGAGACCCGGTGCGTTGCCGTCCACGTCCTCTTTAGGGGCCGGTGGTATTCCGAGGCCCAGAAGGTCCTTAAAGATATTGCCTTGTCAACGCGGGTGTCGGAAGGATCGGAGAGCATTGTCGATGTTCTGCGAACGACTGCAAGGGGTTACGGGACTCTGGGGTATGGAGTGTTTGATGCACTCTTTGGGGTTTTGACTGATCTGGGGATGCTCGATGAGGCCAGTGATTGCTTCTATAGGATGAGAGCCTTTAGGGTTCTGCCAAAGTTGCGATCCTGCAACAATTTGCTTCAGCGGCTTGTGAGGACAGGCAGAGGCGAGTTGTCAAAGAGGTTCTTCAATGATATTGTCAGCTCAAATATGGCTCCTACAGTTTTCACTTTCAATATTATGATTGATTTCTTGTGCAAGGAGGGTGATTTGACTGCGGCAAGGGCGTTATTCCAGAAGATGAAAGAAATGGGTTGCTTGCCGGACGTGATCACATATAACTCGCTCATTGATGGGCATGGGAAGTGTGGGGAATTGGAGAAAGCTGAGCAAATTCTGGGGGAGATGAAAGATTCCGGCTGTGAGCCTGATGTGATTACTTATAATGCTCTCGTCGACTGTTTCTGTAAGTTTGGGAAGCTGCTGAAGGCTTTTGAGTTTCTTAGTGAGATGAAGAGGAAAGATATTGTGCCCAATGTGGTCACATTCAGCACATTCATTGATGCCTTCTGCAAGGAAGGCATGATGCAAGAAGCACTTAAATTCTTTGTTGATATGAGAGTTAGAGGCATAAGGCCAAATGAATTTACTTATACTTCTCTAATCGACGGAAACTTCAAGGCCGGAAATCTTAAGGAAGCCCAGTCGTTGGTCGTTGAGATGGTGAATGAGGGGGTGGAGTTAAATGTTGTGACTTACACAGCTTTGGTGGATGGCCTCTGTAAAGAGGGGAAGGTTCTCGAAGCAGAAGGGATTTTTCGGGCTATGGTGAGAGCAGGTGTGGTGCCCAACCAATTGATGTATACCTCTCTGGTGCATGGGCATTTCAAGAATAAGAACAAGGAGAAGGCAATGGATTTACTGTCTGAAATGAGGGATAAGGGCATTGAACCTGATATCTCGCTCTATGGTACCATCATTTGGGGTCTTTGTAACGATAGAAAGATTGATGAAGCTAAGACTTTGCTGAAGGAGATGGATTATCTTGGCTTAAAACCTAATCATGTGATCTACACAACAATAATGAACGCTTGCTTTAAAGCAGGAAAAGCCTCGGAGGCCCTTGATGTGCTTCACAAAATGCATGATTCGGGTGTACTCCCTAGCATTGTTACATATTGTGCATTAGTTGATGGGTTATGCAAAGAAGGATCGATTCATGAAGCAAGGTGCCATTTTGAAAGAATGAAATCATTAGGCTTGCAACCTAATATCTTGGTGTACACAGCGCTTATTGATGGCCTTTGCAAAACAGGTTTCTTGGAAGAAGCTTCTGAAGTCTTTGAAACAATGGTGGGGAAGGGTGTAGCTCCAGACAAATTTGCGTACACATCTCTAATGAATGGGTATTTGAAGAGGGGCAATCTTCAGAAAGCGTTTGCTCTCAAAAGCAAAATGATAGAGAATGGCCTTGAGCTTGACCTTCATGCATATACATCTCTTATATGGGGATTTTGTGACACTGGTCAAATGGAGGAAGCTAGAAACACACTAGCAGAGATGATCAACAATAATATTATTCCTGATGAAGCAGTTTATAATTGTCTCATAAGCAAGTATCATAGGTTGGGAAATATGGATGAGGTTCAGAGTTTGCAAATTGACATGAGAAGAAGAGGTATCATTCCTAGCACGATGGATGATACTGCCTCTGATAAGATCTGA
- the LOC135610583 gene encoding MDIS1-interacting receptor like kinase 1-like produces MQPLRFLFFFFAFFSCIANASDAGAADDEISALLSIKSGLVDPLNALHDWKAPADAAGSTHCNWTGVACDSLGFVERLDLSHLNLSGLIADDIRRLRHLTSLKLCCNAFSSSLPGSLSGLSSLEELDVSVNAFVGRFPTGLGSSPALMTVNASANNFVGPLPEDLSNATSLEVIDFRGSFFQGSIPASYRSLQKLRFLGLSGNNLTGRIPVELGELSSLEKLIIGYNELEGSIPAEFGNLSSLEYLDLAVGDLDGAIPPELGRLQQLTTLFLYKNNLEGDIPKEIGNMSALVMLDVSDNRVSGPLPPELAHLTNLQLLNLMCNRLHGPVPPGIGDLPRLEVLELWNNSLTGPLPTNLGRVTPLQWLDVSSNSLSGEIPASLCDGHNLTKLILFNNAFSGPIPVGLSTCKSLVRVRVQNNRLNGTMPGGLGKLPKLQRLELASNDLEGEIPSDLASSTSLSFIDLSHNHLRSSLPSTIFSIPTLQSFMASDNLLTSDIPDQFQDCPTLAALDLSNNRLTSGIPASLASCQRLVSLDLHGNRLTGEIPVAVAMMPALAILDLSNNLLTGSIPANVGNSPALETLNLSYNNLSGPVPANGILRTINPDDLAGNSGLCGGVLPPCGSGAGRSWLRRGKSPHLKHIVAGWMTGISAILAFCILLLGAHHLYRKWYVSGGGCCCEEPLDEESGAWPWRLTAFQRLSFTSNDILACVKEANVIGMGATGIVYKVELPRPRVLVAVKKLWRARSPDIVPEAGNSNPGADIAGEVSVVGKLRHRNIVRILGYMHNDTDAMILYEYMPNGSLWEALHGPQASRLLPDWVSRYNVAAGIAQGLAYLHHDCHPPVIHRDIKSNNILLDGNLEVRIADFGLARMMVS; encoded by the coding sequence ATGCAGCCACTaagatttctcttcttcttctttgcgttCTTCTCCTGCATTGCCAATGCCAGTGATGCTGGCGCTGCAGACGATGAGATCTCTGCTCTGCTCTCGATCAAGTCCGGCCTCGTCGATCCACTGAATGCCCTCCATGACTGGAAGGCTCCGGCAGACGCCGCAGGTTCCACACACTGCAACTGGACCGGCGTCGCCTGCGACTCCTTGGGCTTCGTCGAGAGGTTGGACCTCTCGCACCTCAACCTCAGCGGCCTGATCGCCGACGACATCCGACGTCTCCGCCACCTCACCAGCCTCAAACTCTGCTGCaatgccttctcctcctccctccccggCTCGCTGTCAGGCCTCTCGTCGCTCGAGGAGCTCGACGTCAGCGTGAACGCCTTCGTCGGCCGGTTCCCGACCGGCCTAGGTTCGTCCCCTGCATTGATGACCGTGAACGCGTCGGCCAACAACTTCGTCGGCCCGCTGCCGGAGGATCTCTCCAATGCCACGTCCCTTGAGGTCATTGATTTCCGGGGGAGCTTCTTCCAGGGATCGATTCCGGCATCCTACAGGAGCCTGCAGAAGCTCAGGTTCCTTGGCCTCTCGGGCAACAACCTCACCGGAAGAAtcccggtggagctcggcgagctcTCCTCGTTGGAGAAGCTCATAATTGGGTACAACGAGCTCGAGGGGAGCATTCCGGCCGAGTTTGGCAACCTGTCGAGCCTCGAGTATCTTGACTTGGCCGTTGGCGATCTCGACGGCGCCATACCGCCGGAACTGGGGCGGCTGCAGCAGCTGACCACTTTGTTCTTGTACAAGAACAACTTGGAAGGCGACATCCCGAAGGAGATCGGCAACATGTCGGCGTTGGTGATGCTCGACGTGTCCGACAACAGGGTCTCCGGCCCTTTACCGCCGGAATTGGCCCATCTGACGAATCTGCAGCTCCTCAATCTCATGTGCAATAGGCTGCACGGCCCGGTGCCGCCGGGCATCGGAGACTTACCTCGGTTGGAGGTACTCGAGCTCTGGAACAACTCGCTCACGGGTCCCCTGCCGACCAATCTCGGCCGCGTCACGCCGTTGCAGTGGCTCGACGTGTCGTCGAACTCGCTCTCCGGGGAGATCCCGGCCAGCCTGTGCGACGGCCACAACCTCACCAAGCTCATCCTCTTCAACAATGCCTTTTCCGGGCCGATACCGGTCGGCCTCTCGACGTGCAAGTCGCTGGTTCGCGTGAGGGTGCAGAACAACAGGCTCAACGGCACGATGCCGGGCGGGCTGGGGAAGCTGCCAAAGCTGCAGAGGTTGGAATTGGCGAGCAACGATCTCGAGGGCGAGATTCCGAGCGACCTCGCCTCGTCGACGTCGCTCTCCTTCATTGACCTCTCGCACAATCACCTCCGGTCGTCTCTCCCCTCCACCATCTTCTCCATCCCCACCTTGCAGAGCTTCATGGCGTCCGACAACCTGCTCACCAGCGACATCCCTGACCAGTTCCAGGACTGCCCGACACTGGCCGCACTCGACTTGTCGAACAACCGCCTCACCAGCGGCATCCCGGCGAGCCTCGCCTCGTGCCAGAGGCTCGTCAGCCTGGACCTGCATGGCAACCGGTTGACTGGGGAGATCCCGGTGGCGGTCGCGATGATGCCGGCGCTCGCCATCCTCGATCTGTCCAACAATCTCCTCACGGGCTCCATCCCGGCGAACGTCGGGAACTCGCCGGCGCTGGAGACATTGAATCTGTCCTACAACAATCTCTCGGGCCCTGTGCCGGCGAACGGGATACTGAGGACGATAAATCCCGACGATCTCGCCGGCAATTCGGGCCTCTGCGGGGGAGTACTACCGCCATGTGGCTCAGGGGCCGGCCGGTCGTGGCTCCGGAGAGGAAAGAGTCCTCACCTGAAGCACATTGTTGCCGGGTGGATGACGGGGATCTCGGCGATCCTCGCCTTCTGCATCCTTCTCTTGGGAGCTCATCATCTCTACAGGAAGTGGTACGTCAGCGGCGGCGGCTGCTGCTGCGAGGAGCCCTTGGACGAGGAGAGCGGCGCGTGGCCATGGAGGCTTACCGCGTTCCAGCGGCTCAGCTTCACGAGCAACGACATACTCGCTTGCGTGAAGGAGGCCAACGTGATCGGGATGGGCGCCACCGGGATCGTCTACAAGGTCGAACTGCCAAGGCCGCGCGTGCTGGTGGCAGTCAAGAAGCTGTGGCGGGCCAGGTCGCCCGACATCGTCCCCGAGGCCGGGAACTCGAACCCGGGGGCCGACATCGCCGGAGAAGTGAGCGTGGTGGGGAAACTGAGGCACCGCAACATCGTGCGCATTCTCGGCTACATGCACAACGACACCGACGCCATGATCCTGTACGAGTACATGCCCAACGGAAGCCTGTGGGAGGCGCTGCACGGGCCACAGGCCAGCCGGCTACTGCCGGACTGGGTGTCGCGCTACAACGTGGCCGCCGGCATCGCCCAGGGCCTCGCCTACCTCCACCACGACTGCCACCCTCCCGTAATTCACCGCGACATCAAGTCCAACAACATATTACTGGACGGCAACCTCGAGGTGCGGATCGCCGACTTCGGGCTCGCCAGGATGATGGTGAGTTAG
- the LOC135610586 gene encoding uncharacterized protein LOC135610586, whose translation MQSSSLSQMEKAQHGTRLLEELDLLEKPKVSEPASRRNVFCFWKWKVLRFLDGFRRRGSHCVVCLQVHQIDGLPSAMDGRVLVVGWKTKGCKGEHTLPVHVCGGVAGFDEIFLHYCISDVQSMLGSFTVWASLVDAADCDLGTFHVDLSEFATATENSNSAFAGKTMSFVLGGVAGGGALRLSVYCRTLEDEAGDRIGQKQAKSKCFSCLPDLGGCIRSSPMTFCARRIPSLRSDHGFITFENLIAGCPPINDEDGGFITIEKGGVGSRSRRPPSDHLANTDDDESGGPEDEQPCLMTELNEELDDDDDDDDDEGVENEFLKMLEANDEPWKKEAGKSLSLSLDLSADLDLDSLIKEAEMELKKAAQAWNSGTGAALLLEKEEHEELMRRWGSNEHRSSPGCSGLHAFGSPL comes from the exons ATGCAGTCTTCGAGTCTAAGCCAAATGGAGAAGGCTCAGCATGGAACAAGGCTTTTGGAAGAGCTCGATCTCCTCGAGAAGCCCAAGGTCTCGGAGCCGGCGAGCCGAAGGAATGTGTTCTGCTTCTGGAAGTGGAAGGTGCTCCGATTCCTCGACGGCTTTCGGAGGCGGGGATCGCACTGCGTGGTCTGCCTCCAGGTCCATCAGATCGACGGCTTGCCGTCGGCCATGGACGGCCGGGTCCTGGTCGTGGGCTGGAAGACCAAGGGGTGCAAGGGGGAGCACACTCTCCCGGTTCATGTTTGCGGAGGAGTTGCCGGCTTCGATGAGATCTTCCTGCACTACTGCATCAGCGACGTGCAGTCGATGCTGGGGAGCTTCACCGTTTGGGCCTCTTTGGTCGATGCCGCCGACTGCGATCTGGGTACTTTTCATGTGGATTTGAGCGAGTTCGCTACTGCTACCGAGAATTCGAACTCCGCGTTCGCCGGGAAGACGATGAGCTTCGTTCTCGGAGGCGTGGCGGGTGGTGGAGCACTGAGGCTGAGCGTGTACTGCAGGACGTTGGAGGACGAAGCCGGTGATCGAATCG GCCAAAAGCAGGCGAAGAGCAAATGCTTCTCGTGCCTCCCTgatctcggtggttgcatcaggaGCTCCCCGATGACCTTCTGCGCGCGCAGGATCCCCTCCCTCCGCTCCGACCACGGCTTCATCACCTTCGAGAACTTGATCGCGGGGTGTCCTCCGATCAACGACGAGGACGGAGGCTTCATAACGATCGAGAAGGGCGGCGTCGGCTCGCGGTCGAGGCGGCCTCCCTCGGACCACCTGGCGAACACCGACGATGACGAAAGCGGCGGGCCCGAGGATGAGCAGCCATGCCTCATGACAGAACTCAACGAggaactcgacgacgacgacgacgacgacgacgacgaagggGTAGAGAACGAGTTTCTTAAGATGTTGGAGGCGAATGACGAGCCATGGAAGAAGGAAGCTGGAAAGAGCTTGAGCTTAAGCTTGGATCTGAGCGCAGACTTAGACTTGGATTCGTTGATAAAGGAAGCGGAGATGGAGCTGAAGAAGGCGGCACAGGCGTGGAACAGCGGAACCGGGGCAGCTCTGCTGCTGGAGAAGGAAGAGCACGAGGAGCTGATGAGGAGATGGGGATCGAACGAGCACCGTTCTTCTCCAGGCTGCTCCGGGCTTCATGCCTTCGGTAGTCCTCTCTAG
- the LOC103980239 gene encoding purple acid phosphatase 23 has translation MDSPTIALLLLLAFAASLPSTEAAASGRPSEMAARRIPTTLDGPFRPVTRRLDPSLRRGSDDLPIDHPRLARKVRPPFPEQIALAASYSPSSIWVSWITGDAQIGTNVTPADPSTVASEVWYGEESGKYSFLERGTATVYSQLYPFKGLLNYTSGVIHHVRLQGLKTATRYYYKCGDSSLMALSKEHSFVTLPSCGPRYPHRIAVIGDLGLTSNSTSTIDHLSKNDPSMILMVGDLSYANQYLTTGGKGAPCFSCAFPDAPIRETYQPRWDAWGRFMEPVISKIPMMVIEGNHEIEPQVDGLTFKSYLARFAVPSQECGSNSNFYYSFNAGGVHFIMLGAYVDYNMTGAQYAWLRTDLHHVNRQVTPWVIAAWHPPWYNSYSSHYQEFECMRQEMEGLLYNYGVDIVFSGHVHAYERMNRVFNYALDPCGPVYITVGDGGNIEKVDVEFADDNGKCPSESDNIPEYGGVCHLNFTSGPAKGKFCWETQPEWSAFRESSFGHGILEVINSTYALWTWHRNQDAYKESRKGDQIYIVRQPELCFMKSAKITSEN, from the exons ATGGATTCTCCCACcatcgccctcctcctcctcctcgcattCGCCGCCTCGCTTCCGTCCACGGAGGCGGCTGCATCTGGCCGGCCTTCGGAGATGGCGGCGAGACGCATCCCCACCACCCTCGATGGCCCGTTCCGGCCGGTCACCCGCCGCCTCGACCCTTCCCTCCGCCGCGGCAGCGACGACCTTCCCATTGATCATCCCCGCCTCGCCAGGAAGGTCAGGCCTCCCTTCCCCGAGCAGATCGCCCTCGCCGCCTCCTACTCTCCCTCCTCCATCTGGGTATCCTGGATCACCG GGGATGCGCAGATTGGGACGAATGTGACTCCGGCGGACCCGTCGACGGTGGCCAGCGAGGTGTGGTACGGGGAGGAGAGCGGGAAGTATTCGTTCCTGGAGAGAGGGACGGCCACCGTCTACAGCCAGCTGTATCCCTTCAAGGGCCTCTTGAACTACACCTCCGGCGTCATCCACCATGTGAGGCTCCAAG GCCTCAAAACAGCAACAAGGTATTATTATAAATGTGGTGACAGCTCCTTGATGGCCTTGAGCAAAGAGCATAGTTTTGTAACATTACCCTCATGTGGCCCAAGATATCCTCATCGAATAGCAGTTATTGGAGATCTCGGTCTGACAAGCAACTCAACAAGTACCATAGATCATTTATCTAAGAATGATCCTTCAATGATTTTAATGGTAGGAGACTTAAGCTATGCAAATCAATACTTGACCACAGGGGGCAAAGGAGCTCCTTGCTTCTCGTGTGCATTCCCTGATGCACCCATTAGAGAAACATACCAACCTCGCTGGGATGCATGGGGGAG GTTTATGGAACCTGTTATATCAAAGATTCCCATGATGGTGATTGAAGGGAACCATGAAATTGAGCCACAAGTTGACGGGTTGACTTTTAAATCTTACTTGGCACGGTTTGCCGTTCCATCACAAGAGTGTGGCTCCAATAGCAACTTCTATTATTCATTCAATGCCGGTGGAGTCCATTTTATAATGTTGGGCGCTTATGTTGACTACAACATGACAG GTGCTCAATATGCTTGGCTTAGAACAGACCTGCACCATGTCAATCGCCAAGTCACCCCATGGGTTATTGCTGCTTGGCATCCGCCTTGGTATAATAGTTACTCCTCTCACTATCAAGAATTTGAATGCATGAGGCAAGAAATGGAAGGACTCCTATACAACTATGGTGTAGATATAGTCTTTTCTGGGCAT GTCCATGCTTACGAAAGGATGAATCGAGTATTTAACTATGCATTGGATCCATGCGGCCCAGTTTATATAACCGTAGGTGATGGTGGCAACATTGAGAAAGTCGATGTTGAGTTTGCAGATGATAATGGAAAGTGCCCTTCAGAAAGCGATAACATTCCAGAATACGGAGGTGTCTGCCACCTGAATTTTACCTCAGGCCCTGCAAAGGGAAAATTCTGCTGGGAAACCCAGCCGGAATGGAGTGCATTTAGAGAAAGCAGTTTTGGTCATGGAATCCTGGAG GTTATAAATTCGACTTATGCCTTGTGGACTTGGCATCGAAATCAGGATGCCtacaaggaaagcagaaaaggagATCAAATATATATAGTGCGACAACCGGAGCTTTGTTTCATGAAAAGCGCAAAGATTACTAGTGAAAACTGA